The Taeniopygia guttata chromosome 19, bTaeGut7.mat, whole genome shotgun sequence genome window below encodes:
- the PITPNA gene encoding phosphatidylinositol transfer protein alpha isoform, with protein sequence MVLIKEYRVILPVSVEEYQVGQLYSVAEASKNETGGGEGVEVLVNEPYERDGERGQYTHKIYHLQSKVPTFVRMLAPEGALNIHEKAWNAYPYCRTVITNEYMKDDFLIKIETWHKSDLGTQENVHKLEPEVWKSVEAIYIDIADRSQVLPKDYKAEEDPARFKSVKTGRGPLGPNWKKDLGKQSDCPYMCAYKLVTVKFKWWGLQNKVENFIQKQEKRLFTNFHRQLFCWLDKWVDLTMEDIRRMEEETKRQLDEMREKDPVKGMSAADD encoded by the exons TATCAAGTAGGGCAGCTGTATTCCGTGGCAGAAGCCAGTAAAAATGAAACTGGTGGAGGTGAAGGAGTGGAAGTCCTGGTGAATGAGCCCTACGAGAGAGATGGAGAGCGTGGGCAGTACACACATAAGATCTACCACTTACAGAG CAAAGTGCCAACATTTGTGAGAATGCTGGCCCCTGAAGGAGCTCTGAATATACATGAAAAAGCATGGAATGCCTATCCCTACTGCAGAACTG TTATTACA AATGAGTATATGAAGGATGACTTCCTGATCAAAATTGAAACCTGGCATAAATCAGATCTTGGAACACAAGAGAAT GTGCATAAACTGGAGCCAGAGGTATGGAAGAGTGTAGAAGCCATTTATATAGACATTGCTGATCGGAGCCAAGTACTCCCCAAG GATTACAAGGCAGAAGAAGATCCAGCAAGGTTTAAATCTGTCAAGACTGGACGTGGACCTCTGGGTCCCAACTGGAAG AAGGACCTGGGGAAGCAGTCAGATTGTCCATACATGTGTGCTTACAAGCTGGTAACAGTCAAGTTCAAGTGGTGGGGTCTGCAAAATAAAGTGGAGAACTTTATACAGAAG CAAGAAAAGAGGCTCTTCACAAACTTCCACCGGCAGCTCTTTTGCTGGCTGGATAAGTGGGTTGATCTGACTATGGAGGACATCCGTAGGATGGAGGAGGAGACCAAGAGACAGCTGGATGAG ATGAGAGAAAAAGATCCAGTGAAAGGAATGTCGGCTGCAGATGACTAA